Part of the Prunus dulcis chromosome 8, ALMONDv2, whole genome shotgun sequence genome is shown below.
tgttaATCTTAAAATTTGCCACCTGCCTCTTTCATACTCTTGTATCTTTCTGATGTCCTGTAGGAGCTAAACATTCAAAGACCGCCAACTCCTACACGTGGACGACCACAGCCTGATCTTGATCGGAACTCACTTGCATATATATAGGTGATAGACTTCTGTATTTTACAATTAGTGAATGTGACAATCCACATTTCGCTTGAGGCCTGATGCTTTCCCAGTTTCCACATTGAGTGGATTTGTTTTCCTCAACGCAGCGTGTTGTTTTATTTGGAAGTTAGAGTTGCAGAAGTCGAAGCCTTGTCTAGTCAGTGTACACAGCCTGAGAATGCTAGAAACTTAGATGTTAGGGACTGAATAATTACCGTTTCTCGTAATTGAGTTTGTAATATATGTACAACAACGTAGTCTTGCGGAAGAAATGTAGAAGGGTTTTTTTGTGTCTTATGCTGTAGAGATAACTTATAGGGAAGGGAAATTGGGTTGATTAGTTTTACCGTATTGTAACATAAATAATGACTTTACATTTGATTCTTTTCAAAGCATTTATTGTATTCTCTTTTGAAGAGGTGTGTTTCAGAACAAGCCCTGGTTTATACGTTTCATGATTACTATCAAATTGCTGTCCTTTGATccagaaatgaaaataaaataattcacaACTCGTTTCGAAATCCAATAATTtagacaaaattgaaattgcaagaagaagagcttgatgatgatattagTATTTGGGTGGAAATATACGTGAATGTGGAGAAATTACAGCCTCCTGTATGTACTTGTGAGAGCTGTTGGGGTCAGGAACCCAACGAATCTCACTCATGTTTGGTGTCTCCACATATGCCATGGTGAACTCTCCAACCTTTTCTATTTTGCCTCTCTTGCCTGCCCTCAGCAGAAGACTGTTCCTGCTGTAAGAGAAGATCCCATTGCTCAAGTGTATGATGTCACCGGGCTCGAATGCATCGCACTCCTCCCCCCACAGCTGAAAGTGGACCGCCGCCGTCTCGTCGGCCACGAGTGCCAGGCATGTCTTGTTTTGGCCTTGTGATGAGGATGTGTTCATAGAGGCTTTGTCCAAAAGTATGAACCTTGTGTCGATGTTGTTCTGTGCTGCTGGCACTATGTCTTTGAGTGCCACCATCTCTCTGTATGTATCTTTGCTTTGTTTctgccaaagaaaaaaaaccattcaATCAATTGGCCCAacaatttattcaaaacaggtaattgattgaattgaaaatcgcagagagagagaagagagagagagagagagaatatatCTCACTAATGTTTTCGATTGATGAGTTGAGTTGTGTTGCAAGAACGGAAGCGGAGGATAAATCCGCGACTTTAAACGACATGCGTTTTATTGTGCCTCCAGAGAAAAGTCTAAAATACCCGCCACCACCACGACgataattttttcttatttgtttatgTCAAGCCAGATTTGCTCAAAATAGCCACCAGGCACTCAGATCGTATCGTTGTTCATGAAAAGCAAGAGTCAATTCCTcctaaccctaaccctaaaatCTCATCGATGGAGCTCGCTCGGATGTTCAGATTCAATCGGACCTTCGCTCCGACCACACCCGATCTCCAGCCCCATCACCAAGAGAGGCTGATATCAATAATGGCTTCGATTCAAGTCGATTCTCCGACCGTTAATTTTCGGTTTCGGGATCTCAATTCTTCGTTGAGAATTGGGGTCTCAATTCTTCGTTGAGAATCGGTTCTCGCTTTCGGAAAAAGATTTCGCTTATGCAAGAGAATTTTCTTACGAATCTTTACCTTCTCGATCTTCATCTGCAGGTAATATTATGCTTccttttatttagttatgtaCCACTTGTTTCATTTTGTGAAGCGGATTAATTATCATCTGTGATGGATTATCTCAATTGATATGAGTTCTACTttcagaaaaagaataaatggTTACGTCCATTGGTTTTTTGGATATGATATTAGCAATATAATCATTCTTAGGTTTAATTTTatgcacaaaaaaaaagaaaaaagagtttgCATCAGTATTCAGTAGGAAATACCTTCTATGACTGTTCAGATATTCAATTTTCTGTGAGTATTTTTGACTGCCTTGCATCCGTAATTACTTCTTTGTCTGCTGGTAAAATGCAATAAAGCTTGCTTGCTCATTTCAGAGTTACATAGTGTATGCCTTCTATTTCAGTTTAACTGGTTTACTTTCATTTCAGTTAGCTTCTTTTAGTTGTTGTGTTGTGATCCTTGCTTCATTTGATACCTCTTATTTTGCTATg
Proteins encoded:
- the LOC117612230 gene encoding SOSS complex subunit B homolog, with product MVALKDIVPAAQNNIDTRFILLDKASMNTSSSQGQNKTCLALVADETAAVHFQLWGEECDAFEPGDIIHLSNGIFSYSRNSLLLRAGKRGKIEKVGEFTMAYVETPNMSEIRWVPDPNSSHKYIQEAVISPHSRIFPPKY